The proteins below come from a single Penaeus vannamei isolate JL-2024 chromosome 44, ASM4276789v1, whole genome shotgun sequence genomic window:
- the LOC113829088 gene encoding LOW QUALITY PROTEIN: uncharacterized protein (The sequence of the model RefSeq protein was modified relative to this genomic sequence to represent the inferred CDS: substituted 1 base at 1 genomic stop codon), whose translation MALVACGLNANSQITPAGPPLLCCPTPVRDKKDVCEVHIACSHILWKTNAGWQITGYRNLDYSLEEEMAQRWKQISMSEMRMAAINDDGAVVLREKGQWRKLFFQRDTAMDSRNLGPSVQQVEDQDRIAESESNIHHTTSQIKFSSVFVEDNSLIALDEDGKMYSIGVPLPYGGSRISVVEVGKEHCMALTTDGVVLTWGSGMRGQLGNGELCQIDRPEPVESLQGITISSIASGGWHCVALSTSGDAYMWGWNESGQLGFPAKADQEASILGTFSHRCXCPEPVHMTDTIFSDSKVEEIRTNEQSGNDHKASLEGTGDCRTDPRINKGQAKDVVNVQTSPRLLDFWNEDMAILDVKGGDRHTLYQLEDGSVWSTGMNKYGQLGLGDTAERNEPCLVPVTGVRTMFAGGWISVFITTDTSGR comes from the exons ATGGCACTAGTTGCCTGTGGCCTCAATGCCAATAGCCAGATAACACCAGCTGGTCCACCGCTCTTGTGCTGCCCGACACCAGTAAGAGATAAAAAGGATGTGTGTGAAGTACATATAGCTTGCAGTCACATACTTTGGAAAACCA ATGCTGGTTGGCAAATTACTGGCTACAGAAATCTTGATTATAGTCTGGAAGAGGAGATGGCACAGAGATGGAAG CAGATATCTATGAGCGAGATGCGAATGGCTGCCATAAACGATGATGGGGCAGTGGTTCTGCGTGAAAAGGGGCAGTGGAGGAAGCTCTTCTTCCAGAGAGATACTGCAATGGACTCAAGAAACTTAG GTCCCTCAGTGCAGCAAGTTGAAGATCAGGACAGGATAGCAGAGAGTGAAAGTAATATTCATCATACAACATCTCAAATAAAATTCTCTTCTGTCTTTGTTGAGGACAACTCTCTTATAGCTCTCGATGAAG ATGGGAAGATGTACAGCATTGGTGTTCCTCTACCGTATGGTGGCAGCAGAATCAGTGTCGTTGAAGTGGGGAAGGAGCACTGTATGGCACTAACAACGGATGGAGTAGTCCTTACCTGGGGCAGTGGAAT GCGTGGTCAACTTGGCAACGGAGAATTGTGCCAGATCGATCGTCCAGAACCAGTAGAGAGTCTCCAAGGCATTACTATCTCCTCCATAGCCTCTGGGGGTTGGCACTGTGTcg CTTTGAGCACGAGTGGTGACGCATACATGTGGGGCTGGAATGAAAGCGGCCAGTTGGGCTTCCCAGCCAAGGCAGATCAGGAGGCATCGATTTTGGGAACATTTAGCCACAGATGCTGATGTCCCGAACCAGTTCATATGACAGACACAATATTCAGTGACAGCAAGGTGGAAGAAATTAGGACCAATGAACAGAGTGGCAACGATCATAAAGCATCTCTCGAAGGAACAGGAGATTGCAGAACTGATCCGAGAATCAACAAGGGTCAGGCGAAGGATGTTGTGAATGTACAGACCTCGCCCAGGCTGTTGGACTTCTGGAATGAAGATATGGCAATCTTAGATGTCAAAGGTGGAGATAGGCACACATTATATCAGCTTG AGGATGGGAGTGTATGGTCCACTGGCATGAACAA gTACGGCCAGCTTGGTTTGGGCGACACAGCCGAGAGGAATGAACCTTGCCTGGTACCAGTCACAGGCGTCAGAACAATGTTTGCTGGGGGATGGATTTCAGTGTTTATTACAACAGACACTAGTGGGAGATGA